One genomic window of Globicephala melas chromosome 8, mGloMel1.2, whole genome shotgun sequence includes the following:
- the VSIG2 gene encoding V-set and immunoglobulin domain-containing protein 2 isoform X2: MAWLQGPFLCGALLGWVCLSAPGLAVEVKVPIEPLSAPVGKTAELTCSYSTSVGDNFALEWSFVQPGRPVSSSQPILYFTNGQLYPTGSKAERASLLQNPPTGGVATLKLTDVHPSDTGTYLCHVNNPPDFYSNGLGLINLTVLVPPNSPSCSQSGQTSVGGSTALRCSSSEGAPRPVYNWIRLGSSPTPPPGSMVQDEVSGRLILTNLSLASSGTYRCVATNQMGSASCELTLSVTEPSKGRVAGAVIGVLLGMLFLSVAVFCLIRFQKDRRKKPKETYGGSDLR, encoded by the exons TG CCCCCGGGCTGGCCGTGGAGGTGAAGGTGCCCATCGAGCCCCTGAGCGCGCCGGTGGGCAAGACCGCCGAGCTGACGTGCAGCTACAGCACGTCGGTGGGAGACAACTTCGCCCTGGAGTGGAGCTTCGTGCAGCCTGGGAGGCCCGTCTCCTCGTCCCAACCC ATCCTGTACTTCACCAACGGCCAGCTGTATCCAACTGGTTCTAAGGCAGAGAGGGCCAGCCTGCTTCAGAACCCCCCCACAGGAGGAGTGGCCACCCTGAAACTGACTGATGTCCACCCCTCGGACACTGGAACCTACCTCTGTCACGTTAACAACCCGCCCGATTTCTACAGCAATGGGTTGGGGTTAATCAACCTCACTGTGCTGG TGCCTCCCAATAGCCCCTCGTGCAGTCAGAGTGGTCAAACCTCCGTGGGGGGCTCTACTGCATTGAGATGCAGCTCTTCCGAGGGAGCCCCCAGGCCAGTGTACAACTGGATCCGCCTTGGATCTTCTCCTACACCACCTCCCGGCAGCATGGTACAAG ATGAGGTGTCCGGCCGGCTCATTCTCACCAATCTCTCCCTGGCTTCCTCGGGCACCTACCGCTGTGTGGCCACCAACCAGATGGGCAGCGCATCCTGTGAGCTGACCCTCTCTGTGACTG AGCCTTCCAAAGGCCGAGTGGCCGGGGCTGTGATCGGGGTGCTGCTGGGCATGCTCTTCCTGTCAGTTGCTGTGTTCTGCCTGATACGGTTCCAGAAAGACAGGAGGAAGAAGCCCAAGGAGACATACGGGGGTAGTGACCTACGGTGA
- the NRGN gene encoding neurogranin: protein MDCCTESACSKPDDDILDIPLDDPGANAAAAKIQASFRGHMARKKIKSGERGRKGPGPGGPGGAGGARGGAGGGPSGD from the coding sequence gagaGCGCCTGCTCCAAGCCGGACGACGACATTCTAGACATCCCGCTGGACGATCCGGGTGCCAACGCGGCCGCTGCCAAAATCCAGGCGAGTTTCCGGGGCCACATGGCGCGGAAGAAGATAAAGAGCGGAGAGCGCGGCCGGAAGGGCCCGGGCCCCGGGGGTCCTGGCGGAGCTGGGGGCGCCCGGGGAGGCGCGGGCGGCGGCCCCAGCGGAGACTAG